A portion of the Micromonospora tarapacensis genome contains these proteins:
- a CDS encoding ATP-binding cassette domain-containing protein, with product MTEPLLRLDTVSRAFGTRRAVDQVSIDIHPGARHALIGPNGAGKSTLINLVAGTLRPTSGRIHYAGHDIHRWPPHRRARAGIARTWQHPALAYPLTALQNVLLAVPGQHPATVRPRPRAVVAAHTALAQVGLTAHADTPAGQLAYGDQRHLEIAVAIAAGPTLLLLDEPSAGLTRPAVDHLVELIRDLPSAMAVLLVDHNLDLVTAACDTVTVLHHGAQIATGTPAHVQADPEVRRIYLSEPGGDGEPANPTASLNPGPAAPTKPVLRVRHLHAGHHGAITLADITLDLHPGRVTAVVGRNGAGKTTLINTLAGLHPAMAPTDILLHDQQITGLSARHRAHAGIGLVPQGRRLFAGLTVDEHLALPRPHRTRRQGPTPADALDLFPGLADRRRHRPHQLSGGEQQMLALARALLAAPTVLLLDEPSEGLAPAVIDTLALTIRTLATAGTGVLLAEQNLHLALRVADDIAVLDRGAFAVYLPADEARTDSTRLHDLLVIPTGHTP from the coding sequence ATGACCGAACCTCTGCTGCGGCTGGACACCGTCAGCCGCGCCTTCGGCACCCGCCGCGCGGTCGACCAGGTCAGCATCGACATCCACCCCGGTGCCCGGCATGCGCTGATCGGCCCCAACGGCGCCGGCAAGTCCACCCTGATCAACCTCGTCGCCGGCACCCTGCGCCCCACCTCCGGCCGCATCCACTACGCCGGACACGACATTCACCGCTGGCCTCCGCACCGGCGGGCCCGCGCCGGCATCGCCCGCACCTGGCAACACCCCGCCCTCGCGTATCCGCTTACCGCCCTACAGAACGTGCTGCTCGCCGTTCCCGGACAGCACCCGGCCACTGTCCGTCCCCGCCCCCGGGCGGTGGTAGCCGCGCACACGGCGTTGGCGCAGGTCGGACTCACCGCGCACGCCGACACGCCTGCCGGCCAACTCGCCTACGGCGACCAACGCCACCTGGAAATCGCCGTCGCCATCGCCGCCGGACCGACGTTGCTCCTGCTCGACGAACCGTCCGCCGGGCTGACCCGGCCCGCGGTCGACCACCTGGTCGAGCTGATCCGCGACCTACCGTCCGCGATGGCGGTGCTCCTCGTCGACCACAACTTGGACCTCGTTACCGCCGCCTGCGACACCGTCACCGTGCTGCACCACGGCGCGCAAATTGCCACCGGAACCCCCGCCCACGTCCAGGCCGACCCCGAGGTCCGCCGCATCTACCTGTCCGAACCCGGCGGCGATGGCGAGCCTGCGAACCCGACCGCCTCTCTCAACCCCGGGCCGGCGGCGCCAACAAAGCCGGTGCTGCGCGTACGGCATCTGCACGCCGGCCACCACGGCGCGATCACGCTCGCCGACATCACCCTCGACTTGCACCCGGGCCGGGTGACCGCCGTCGTCGGGCGCAACGGCGCCGGTAAGACCACCCTGATCAACACACTTGCCGGCCTACACCCGGCCATGGCCCCCACCGACATCCTCCTGCACGACCAGCAGATCACCGGCTTGTCGGCCCGCCACCGCGCCCACGCCGGGATCGGCCTGGTACCCCAGGGCCGACGCCTCTTCGCCGGCCTCACCGTCGACGAGCATCTCGCTCTACCCCGACCGCATCGCACCCGTCGGCAGGGCCCGACACCAGCGGACGCCCTCGACCTGTTCCCCGGACTCGCCGACCGCCGCCGCCACCGGCCCCACCAGCTCTCCGGCGGGGAACAACAGATGCTCGCACTCGCCCGCGCGCTGCTCGCCGCGCCCACCGTTCTCCTTCTCGACGAGCCGTCCGAAGGACTCGCCCCCGCCGTCATCGACACCCTCGCCCTGACCATCCGCACCCTCGCCACCGCCGGGACGGGAGTGCTGCTGGCCGAGCAGAACCTCCACCTGGCACTGCGGGTCGCCGACGACATCGCCGTACTCGACCGCGGTGCCTTCGCTGTGTACCTGCCCGCCGACGAAGCCCGCACCGACTCCACCCGCCTGCACGACCTGCTCGTCATCCCCACCGGACACACACCATGA
- a CDS encoding branched-chain amino acid ABC transporter permease — MTATLAPVDTDDLTRPRTGHRRVPVVFTVIAVAGVASVAVALPWLVNAYLVSLASTALVMAVLAMSAQLPAGLTGQPPLGQAAYLTVGAYTAASLATLTSLGPIQLAAAAAAGAIAAAITGLLAVRARGTTFLMITFAVGELLHAAANAWAPGGSDGTHTPAVVPLPGLPPMVLDGWAYLYVLVCTLLIAAAVAVLVRTRFALLLRGIASHEPRMRASGHHTDRLLLAAYTIAGGIAGAAGALTITVTRYISPADAAMGISALALAAALIGAGSMTGACTGAVLLVAARDWAGGFLGGHGPTLLGLCFLLVAYLPRHRMTGLASLLTGRRR; from the coding sequence ATGACCGCCACCCTCGCCCCCGTCGACACCGACGACCTCACCCGGCCCCGCACCGGCCATCGACGCGTCCCGGTCGTCTTCACCGTGATCGCCGTTGCTGGTGTTGCCAGCGTGGCAGTGGCGCTGCCGTGGCTGGTCAACGCCTACCTCGTCTCCTTGGCATCCACCGCACTGGTAATGGCAGTGCTGGCGATGAGCGCGCAGCTACCGGCCGGGCTGACCGGGCAGCCGCCACTGGGCCAAGCCGCTTACCTCACCGTCGGCGCCTACACCGCCGCCAGCCTCGCCACGCTGACCAGCCTCGGCCCGATCCAGCTCGCCGCCGCAGCCGCCGCCGGGGCGATAGCCGCTGCGATCACCGGCCTGCTCGCGGTCCGGGCCCGCGGCACGACCTTCCTGATGATCACCTTCGCCGTCGGGGAGCTGCTGCACGCGGCGGCGAACGCGTGGGCGCCCGGCGGCAGCGACGGAACCCACACCCCGGCGGTCGTGCCGCTGCCCGGCCTGCCACCGATGGTCCTCGACGGCTGGGCATATCTGTACGTGCTGGTCTGCACCCTGCTCATCGCCGCCGCCGTCGCGGTCCTCGTCCGGACCCGGTTCGCCCTGCTGCTGCGGGGAATCGCCTCCCATGAACCCCGCATGCGAGCCTCCGGGCACCACACCGACCGGCTGCTGCTGGCCGCCTACACCATCGCCGGCGGCATCGCCGGGGCGGCCGGAGCCCTCACCATCACCGTCACCCGCTACATCTCACCGGCCGACGCGGCGATGGGCATCTCCGCTCTCGCCCTCGCCGCCGCGCTGATCGGGGCCGGCAGCATGACCGGCGCCTGCACCGGCGCCGTCCTGCTCGTCGCCGCCCGAGACTGGGCCGGCGGCTTCCTCGGCGGCCACGGACCCACCCTGCTCGGACTGTGTTTCCTCCTCGTCGCCTACCTACCCCGACACCGGATGACCGGCCTGGCCAGCCTGCTGACCGGGAGGCGACGATGA
- a CDS encoding branched-chain amino acid ABC transporter permease has protein sequence MGLTGYAIIALNGVAYGLLLFTVAAGLTLIFGVAGVFSMAHGTLYLAGAYTAWLLVDGGWIGFGLALAVGAVVGTVGGTALAAVVQPLAGRPLDQVLATLGIAYIAGDQFSAVFGAEPRSVDPPGALAGSITVAGHAYPIYRLSFIALAAVVAGVLFWLVERSRAGAVVRAVVADPQMAAATGIRTGTVRTAVLAGGGGLAVVGGVLGAPVIGPAPGVDTTILVYSLIICVVGGLGSIRGALLTALGVGQTLTLGVALAPAAASFVLAAMMLAALAVRQRDEFAHLRGPA, from the coding sequence GTGGGACTGACCGGCTACGCGATCATCGCGTTGAACGGCGTCGCCTACGGGCTGCTGCTGTTCACCGTGGCGGCCGGCCTTACGTTGATCTTCGGCGTGGCCGGAGTGTTCTCGATGGCTCACGGCACGCTCTATCTCGCCGGTGCCTACACCGCCTGGCTGCTGGTCGACGGCGGCTGGATCGGGTTCGGACTGGCTCTGGCTGTCGGCGCTGTGGTCGGGACCGTCGGGGGAACCGCGCTGGCCGCTGTCGTACAGCCTTTGGCCGGCCGGCCCCTGGACCAGGTGCTCGCGACGCTGGGAATCGCCTACATCGCCGGGGATCAGTTCAGTGCGGTGTTCGGTGCCGAGCCACGGTCGGTGGACCCGCCCGGCGCGTTGGCCGGCTCCATAACCGTGGCCGGTCACGCCTACCCGATCTACCGGCTGTCCTTCATCGCTCTCGCCGCCGTCGTCGCCGGTGTGCTGTTCTGGCTGGTCGAGCGGTCCCGCGCGGGCGCGGTAGTCCGAGCGGTGGTCGCGGACCCGCAGATGGCCGCCGCGACCGGCATCCGCACCGGCACCGTCCGTACCGCCGTGCTGGCCGGCGGAGGTGGACTCGCGGTCGTCGGCGGGGTGCTCGGCGCCCCGGTCATCGGCCCCGCGCCCGGGGTGGACACCACGATCCTGGTCTACTCGCTGATCATCTGCGTCGTCGGCGGGCTGGGCAGCATCCGCGGCGCGCTGCTCACCGCGCTCGGCGTCGGGCAGACCCTCACCCTCGGCGTCGCGCTCGCCCCCGCCGCCGCGAGTTTCGTCCTCGCCGCCATGATGCTGGCCGCTCTCGCCGTCCGGCAGCGCGACGAGTTCGCGCACCTGCGGGGGCCGGCATGA
- a CDS encoding class I SAM-dependent methyltransferase yields the protein MTTTTVEPAGGTTGRYMFDNATTEARNQLQYLGAILDFGTRRVLSQAGLATGWNVTDVGAGAGTLTTWICDQVAPSGRVTAVDLDPRHIPSGPNLTVCAGDIRNLIPPEASQDAIVVRLVLMHLPDREQVLASLVRALVPGGVIVVADWDCTWRDLLRRSPSQRASQLFERFQDTLLAFGESRGADMGWAKRAPEVMDGLGLVDVTSHIDSRSWRGGTGICLLHHSNSIQKEAELVAAGMSLDDLVELREALMDPELMVSAYLMHTTVGRRPAA from the coding sequence ATGACCACAACCACAGTCGAGCCGGCCGGCGGCACGACCGGGCGCTACATGTTCGACAACGCCACCACAGAGGCCCGTAACCAGTTGCAGTACCTCGGTGCCATCTTGGACTTCGGCACCCGGCGTGTCCTGTCCCAAGCGGGCCTGGCCACCGGCTGGAACGTCACCGATGTCGGCGCGGGCGCGGGCACCCTCACCACCTGGATCTGCGACCAGGTGGCGCCCTCCGGTCGGGTCACCGCCGTGGACCTCGACCCCCGCCACATCCCGTCCGGGCCGAACCTGACCGTCTGCGCCGGTGACATCAGAAATCTGATCCCGCCGGAAGCCAGCCAGGACGCGATCGTGGTCCGACTGGTGCTGATGCACCTGCCGGATCGTGAGCAGGTCCTCGCCAGTCTCGTGCGGGCGCTAGTCCCCGGCGGGGTGATCGTGGTAGCGGACTGGGACTGCACCTGGCGGGACCTGCTCCGCCGCAGCCCCAGCCAGCGGGCCAGCCAGCTGTTCGAACGCTTCCAGGACACGCTGCTGGCGTTCGGCGAGAGCCGTGGGGCCGACATGGGCTGGGCCAAGCGGGCGCCGGAGGTGATGGACGGGCTCGGCCTGGTCGACGTGACCAGCCACATCGACTCCCGCTCGTGGCGCGGCGGCACTGGGATCTGCCTGCTGCACCACTCCAACTCGATCCAGAAGGAGGCCGAGCTGGTGGCGGCGGGGATGAGCCTCGACGACCTGGTCGAGCTCCGTGAGGCGTTGATGGATCCGGAGCTGATGGTGTCGGCCTACCTGATGCACACCACCGTCGGCCGCCGCCCAGCGGCCTGA
- a CDS encoding ABC transporter substrate-binding protein, with protein MTPQRHVRQRRRRVLTALALAALLATAGCSGSSLGGRADDADGGEIRIGLIVPKTGPYKAIGDDQAAGWRLALEKLGGKLGGRPVKVIEADEGDGKATALASARKLIEQDKVLALVGGATADTVQTLYPLLTESRVPLIGIGGRPSTVEDPTYLWSTSWLSEETGAAIAGYMRTAVKGPVWVIGPDYIGGHDQIGGFVTAFKAAGGVLANPDGEPQWTPWVPTPTTEFAPFLAKIKASDAAAVYAFYGGTSAVEFVKQYRQYGVDLPLYASGFVTEGATLDALKEQAKGILTSLNYSSTLDNAANRDFVRRFSAANDGKLPNLYHVCAWDAALVLDKAIAEALNHPDAPPPTPSATASSATATPAASPTTTPTPTAAVTTAGNGLSSQTLTAALARVGAIDSPRGQWQFGPVNHTPVQAYYLREVAQDGQVWVNRTLQTLTTLGS; from the coding sequence GTGACCCCTCAACGCCATGTCCGCCAGCGTCGGCGGCGCGTCCTGACTGCGCTCGCCCTGGCCGCGTTACTCGCCACGGCCGGTTGTTCTGGATCGAGCCTCGGCGGCCGGGCCGACGACGCTGACGGTGGTGAAATCCGTATTGGTTTGATCGTTCCGAAGACCGGACCGTACAAGGCGATCGGTGACGATCAGGCCGCCGGTTGGCGCCTCGCGCTGGAGAAGCTGGGCGGCAAGCTCGGGGGCCGGCCGGTCAAGGTGATCGAGGCGGACGAGGGTGACGGCAAGGCCACCGCCCTCGCGTCGGCACGCAAACTTATCGAGCAGGACAAGGTCCTGGCGTTGGTCGGTGGGGCTACGGCCGACACGGTACAGACCTTGTATCCGTTGTTGACCGAGTCCCGGGTGCCGTTGATCGGCATCGGTGGTCGGCCGTCCACGGTTGAGGATCCGACCTATCTGTGGTCGACCTCGTGGCTGAGCGAGGAGACCGGTGCCGCGATCGCGGGCTACATGCGTACGGCGGTCAAGGGGCCGGTGTGGGTGATCGGTCCGGACTACATCGGCGGGCACGACCAGATCGGCGGGTTCGTCACCGCGTTCAAGGCCGCTGGTGGTGTGTTGGCCAACCCGGACGGGGAACCGCAGTGGACCCCGTGGGTGCCGACCCCGACGACCGAGTTCGCGCCGTTCCTGGCGAAGATCAAGGCGTCGGATGCCGCCGCGGTCTACGCCTTCTACGGTGGCACCAGCGCGGTGGAGTTCGTCAAGCAGTACCGGCAGTACGGTGTCGACCTGCCGTTGTACGCCTCTGGCTTCGTCACCGAGGGCGCCACGCTCGACGCGCTGAAAGAGCAGGCCAAGGGCATCCTTACCAGCCTGAACTACTCCTCCACGCTCGACAACGCCGCCAACCGCGACTTCGTCCGGCGCTTCAGCGCCGCGAACGACGGGAAACTGCCGAACCTGTACCACGTTTGCGCCTGGGACGCCGCGTTGGTGCTGGACAAGGCGATCGCCGAGGCGCTGAACCACCCCGACGCCCCGCCGCCGACCCCATCCGCTACCGCATCCTCTGCCACCGCGACGCCCGCCGCGTCCCCGACCACCACGCCCACACCCACCGCCGCCGTGACGACGGCAGGGAACGGACTGTCGTCGCAGACGCTGACCGCGGCGCTCGCCCGGGTCGGTGCGATCGACAGCCCGCGTGGGCAGTGGCAGTTCGGGCCCGTGAACCACACCCCGGTGCAGGCGTACTACCTGCGCGAAGTCGCCCAGGACGGGCAGGTGTGGGTCAACCGCACCCTCCAGACGCTGACCACCCTCGGCTCGTAG
- a CDS encoding roadblock/LC7 domain-containing protein, producing the protein MTAPTSVRRPQLNAVLDGLAERMPAVAHVVAVSADGLLLARTAALNVDRGDQLAAIVSGLVSLGRGASELLQTGTVQFQLLMTQDGVLVVQQVPDGSSLAALARADCDPSLVAFELANLAVRIGDAVGPGPRPQAD; encoded by the coding sequence ATGACCGCCCCCACCTCTGTCCGCCGCCCTCAACTCAATGCAGTTCTGGACGGCTTGGCCGAGCGGATGCCCGCCGTGGCCCACGTGGTCGCCGTGTCCGCCGATGGGCTGCTACTGGCCCGCACGGCGGCCCTGAATGTCGACCGAGGAGATCAACTCGCCGCGATCGTCTCGGGGCTGGTCAGCCTGGGCCGCGGCGCCAGCGAACTACTCCAGACCGGCACCGTGCAGTTCCAACTGCTGATGACGCAGGACGGTGTCCTCGTCGTGCAGCAGGTACCGGACGGGTCGTCGCTGGCCGCGCTGGCACGTGCCGACTGCGACCCGTCGCTCGTCGCCTTTGAACTGGCGAACCTGGCGGTCCGAATTGGCGACGCGGTCGGGCCCGGACCCCGGCCGCAGGCCGACTGA
- a CDS encoding sensor histidine kinase, producing the protein MTHGARPGLRRRLADVSVRAKAALIVVPTLLVAVVSAGVGLWSTVMEAQEAGRSRVLFDVASAAGQATQRLQVERSAAVSLLLPSSTATAADFERAAQATDAAIADFEAQRPGLVDPPAGVRAVLDRVDAGLADVESQRQRVRGEGQVALSAVAFGYRIVIADLDELLVAVAQSGVDPQLADEMRASAALSRAREAVGLQQVAVVQALAARRLTPALHAEVVAARATQEEALREFQALARTQWQALLGRTLTGPDVLAVARLDGAVASTPVYQPVRLPGGAEQWSRVMTARANLLAQVQADVDADIAAAAAEVRADQLRAALAQGAVLLAMLLVAMLTALQVARSLITQLSLLESGARRVADVELPSLVSRLRAVTDPAKAQSMAKGAGGVAVPVVGRDEVGRVAHAFNAVLGAAVDATVGQARARTQVSAMIMSVGRRVQGLTELLLGSIDRLERDEEDPDRLARVFAVDQQATRLRRYANSLLIAAGGGPGQSQREPVVLADLVNAALSEVEGFARINVGKLVDAEVDARAIDAVKQITAELLDNATRFSADEQVLVTAVWQGRDLRISVVDAGIGMRAEHLQRANVLLASSAAEVGVTDQMGLVVISRLAAEFGVRVHLQPGEQVGVVAEVLVPADYVTRVHVREIMVPGPARRLAADIPAPPAHPYVGEAPATGTGWTGPSAQESGTSDRTQVLPRMPSADVTLELPRLTDNHASRAVPAGGPAPEPPLFRQMAEASPWLWPPTAQASEPGTFSTAADAGWQAAATAAEPATDGHTVSGLPRRRPQAHVVPGGAGLLGQRRSGEAVTRIDPAAIRAQVAGTMRGLRAAVAHHPPHAATSTGAPS; encoded by the coding sequence ATGACACACGGTGCTCGTCCCGGGCTGCGACGACGCTTGGCGGACGTGTCGGTCCGGGCGAAGGCAGCGTTGATCGTGGTGCCGACGCTTCTGGTCGCTGTGGTCTCGGCCGGCGTCGGACTGTGGTCCACGGTCATGGAGGCCCAGGAGGCCGGACGTAGCCGAGTTCTGTTCGACGTGGCGTCGGCGGCTGGGCAGGCGACGCAGCGGTTGCAGGTCGAGCGGAGCGCCGCCGTCAGCTTGTTGCTGCCGAGCTCGACGGCGACGGCGGCCGACTTCGAGCGTGCGGCGCAGGCGACGGACGCGGCGATCGCGGATTTTGAGGCGCAGCGGCCTGGTTTGGTTGACCCGCCCGCTGGCGTGCGGGCGGTGCTTGATCGCGTGGACGCCGGTCTGGCCGACGTCGAGTCGCAGCGGCAGCGGGTACGCGGCGAGGGGCAGGTGGCCCTGTCGGCGGTGGCGTTCGGGTACCGGATCGTGATTGCGGACCTGGACGAACTGCTGGTGGCAGTGGCACAGAGCGGTGTTGACCCGCAGCTTGCAGATGAGATGCGGGCATCCGCAGCACTGTCGAGGGCCCGCGAGGCAGTGGGTCTGCAACAGGTGGCGGTGGTCCAAGCGTTGGCGGCGCGGCGGTTGACGCCAGCGCTGCACGCGGAGGTCGTCGCCGCGCGGGCCACGCAGGAAGAGGCGCTGCGGGAGTTTCAGGCGTTGGCACGGACGCAGTGGCAGGCACTGCTCGGTCGGACATTGACGGGCCCGGACGTGTTGGCTGTGGCTCGGCTCGATGGGGCCGTCGCGAGCACCCCCGTGTACCAGCCGGTCCGACTGCCGGGGGGTGCCGAGCAGTGGAGCCGCGTGATGACCGCACGGGCGAACCTGCTGGCGCAAGTGCAGGCCGATGTCGACGCGGATATCGCGGCTGCTGCCGCTGAGGTGCGGGCGGATCAGCTGCGCGCGGCGCTTGCACAGGGCGCTGTCCTGCTGGCGATGCTGTTGGTCGCGATGTTGACCGCGTTGCAGGTGGCGCGGTCACTGATCACCCAATTGTCCCTGCTGGAGTCGGGTGCACGGCGGGTAGCGGACGTGGAGCTGCCGAGCCTGGTCTCCCGGCTGCGGGCAGTCACGGATCCGGCGAAGGCGCAGAGCATGGCCAAGGGGGCCGGCGGGGTCGCGGTGCCGGTGGTGGGCCGCGACGAAGTCGGCCGGGTCGCACACGCCTTCAACGCCGTGCTGGGGGCAGCGGTTGACGCAACGGTCGGTCAAGCGCGAGCACGTACCCAGGTCAGCGCGATGATCATGTCGGTGGGTCGGCGTGTGCAGGGCCTCACTGAGCTGTTGCTGGGCAGTATCGACCGGCTGGAACGCGATGAGGAGGACCCGGACCGGCTGGCGAGGGTGTTCGCGGTGGACCAGCAGGCGACCCGACTGCGCCGGTACGCGAACAGCCTGCTTATCGCTGCCGGCGGGGGTCCCGGTCAGTCACAGCGGGAGCCGGTGGTACTCGCGGATCTGGTCAACGCGGCGCTGTCGGAGGTGGAAGGCTTCGCGCGAATCAACGTCGGCAAGCTGGTCGACGCGGAGGTCGACGCCCGCGCCATCGACGCGGTCAAGCAGATCACCGCCGAACTGCTCGACAACGCCACCCGGTTCTCGGCCGACGAGCAGGTGTTGGTCACGGCGGTATGGCAGGGCCGCGACCTGCGGATCAGTGTGGTCGACGCAGGCATTGGAATGCGGGCGGAACACCTACAGCGGGCGAATGTACTGCTGGCCAGTTCGGCGGCGGAGGTGGGCGTCACCGACCAGATGGGCCTGGTGGTGATCTCCCGTCTCGCGGCCGAGTTTGGAGTACGGGTCCACCTTCAGCCGGGCGAGCAGGTCGGCGTGGTCGCCGAAGTGCTGGTGCCCGCGGACTACGTCACCCGCGTTCACGTCAGAGAAATCATGGTGCCCGGCCCTGCCCGCCGGCTCGCCGCTGATATTCCGGCTCCGCCCGCACACCCCTACGTGGGTGAAGCTCCTGCCACCGGCACCGGCTGGACTGGGCCATCAGCACAGGAATCCGGCACGTCGGACCGCACGCAGGTGTTGCCCCGGATGCCCAGCGCGGACGTGACGTTGGAATTACCCCGCCTCACGGACAACCACGCGTCCCGCGCGGTACCGGCCGGTGGCCCAGCGCCGGAACCGCCGCTGTTCCGACAGATGGCCGAGGCATCACCGTGGCTGTGGCCGCCCACGGCGCAGGCGAGCGAGCCGGGAACGTTCTCCACCGCGGCGGACGCGGGATGGCAGGCGGCGGCTACCGCCGCCGAGCCGGCAACGGATGGGCACACGGTCTCGGGTCTGCCTCGGCGACGGCCACAGGCGCACGTCGTTCCCGGCGGCGCCGGACTTCTCGGGCAGCGCCGATCGGGCGAGGCGGTTACTCGTATCGATCCGGCGGCAATCCGGGCGCAGGTCGCCGGGACCATGCGTGGCCTGCGAGCCGCCGTGGCTCATCACCCCCCTCACGCTGCTACATCGACAGGAGCACCCTCATGA
- a CDS encoding helix-turn-helix domain-containing protein — MTRPSPYVRRRWLGCEIRRLREEHGMQGDRLASAVGFSRQQLSALENGHLGPDIDLVSGICDYLAVGAKRRTAIMDAAADGWARGWWMEHADQMGVRQATYADLESGAKVITEYTLLVPGLLQTAEFSNARLRSDPGRHNDKFDPDAAVAARAYRQKLLLAVGGPEYEAIIDEVAIRRCAADPTIVADQFRHIVTVCEKHRSVTVRVLSMHAAIRDHSSPKSAYSIYRYGDPQRSRAVAVDTLTRDLIFTDPDEVDQYVSLQGRLKSKALSRESSMRLLRETAEHLSPVKGAPS; from the coding sequence TTGACCCGCCCCAGTCCCTATGTCCGTAGACGGTGGCTCGGATGCGAGATTCGGCGCCTACGGGAGGAGCACGGCATGCAGGGCGATCGGCTCGCAAGCGCCGTCGGATTCTCCAGGCAGCAGCTCAGCGCCCTTGAAAATGGCCACCTCGGCCCCGACATCGATTTGGTCAGTGGCATCTGCGACTACCTGGCCGTCGGCGCGAAGCGGCGGACAGCGATCATGGACGCAGCGGCGGACGGCTGGGCACGTGGGTGGTGGATGGAGCATGCCGACCAGATGGGAGTCCGGCAGGCGACATACGCCGACCTGGAGAGCGGCGCCAAGGTCATCACCGAATACACCCTGCTCGTTCCGGGGCTCTTGCAGACGGCGGAGTTCAGCAACGCGCGGTTGCGCAGCGATCCTGGCCGCCACAACGACAAGTTCGACCCTGACGCCGCAGTCGCCGCTCGCGCCTACCGCCAGAAACTGCTACTCGCTGTCGGCGGTCCCGAGTATGAGGCCATCATCGATGAAGTCGCGATCCGACGCTGTGCCGCCGATCCCACGATCGTCGCCGACCAGTTTCGACACATCGTCACCGTATGCGAGAAGCATCGATCCGTAACCGTGCGGGTACTTTCCATGCACGCGGCTATCAGGGATCACAGCTCCCCCAAATCGGCGTACTCGATCTACCGCTATGGCGATCCGCAACGCTCCCGAGCCGTCGCGGTCGACACCCTCACCCGAGATCTGATTTTTACCGACCCTGACGAGGTGGACCAGTACGTGAGCCTCCAGGGCCGACTCAAATCCAAAGCCTTGTCACGCGAGTCGAGCATGCGTCTTCTGCGTGAAACCGCAGAGCACCTGTCACCAGTTAAGGGAGCCCCGTCATGA
- a CDS encoding DUF397 domain-containing protein, whose translation MTAPQYVWRKSTRSDDGNCVEVARAAESVLVRDSKSNGGPVLRFDSTQWHAFISEIHADGFTPPDPSA comes from the coding sequence ATGACCGCACCGCAGTACGTGTGGCGTAAGTCCACTCGTAGCGACGATGGCAATTGCGTTGAAGTTGCCCGCGCTGCCGAATCCGTTCTCGTGCGCGACTCCAAGAGCAACGGCGGCCCGGTTCTGCGATTCGACTCAACACAATGGCATGCCTTCATCAGCGAAATTCATGCCGACGGGTTCACGCCCCCGGATCCTTCAGCATGA